From the genome of Desulfovibrio gilichinskyi, one region includes:
- a CDS encoding malic enzyme-like NAD(P)-binding protein: protein MALFTKQEALDYHSKGRRGKIEVVPVKPCATQKHLSMAYSPGVAEACLEIAKDKDKSFLYTGRGNLVGVVSNGTAVLGLGNIGPEAGKPVMEGKGVLFKVFADVDVFDINLNVTDPDELCAIVKALEPTFGGINLEDIKAPECFYIEEKLKKEMNIPVFHDDQHGTAIISGAGLINAAEIAGKKISDMRLVVSGAGAAAVACTNFYMTLGIKRENVAMFDSRGHINKSRSGLNPQKQYFATDKEYKDLADAMKGADLFLGLSAKGIVSKDMVKSMADSPIIFACANPDPEITYTDAKEARPDAIMGTGRSDYPNQVNNVLGFPFIFRGALDVRATTINEEMKIAAANALAALAKEPAPDYVCKAYGVDKLEFGIDYIIPKPLDLRLIEFESAAVAQAAMDTGVAQITLDIEEYKKELRERLAASRIRVTDFIESYHLGI, encoded by the coding sequence ATGGCTCTTTTTACTAAACAGGAAGCTCTGGATTATCATTCCAAAGGCAGAAGAGGCAAAATTGAAGTTGTTCCGGTTAAACCCTGTGCAACTCAAAAACATCTATCCATGGCCTACAGCCCCGGCGTTGCCGAAGCTTGTTTGGAAATAGCTAAAGACAAAGATAAATCCTTTCTCTACACAGGGCGCGGAAATCTTGTAGGAGTTGTTTCAAACGGAACAGCTGTTCTCGGTCTCGGTAATATCGGCCCTGAAGCCGGAAAACCTGTTATGGAAGGTAAAGGGGTTCTCTTTAAAGTTTTTGCAGACGTGGACGTTTTCGACATTAATCTTAATGTCACCGATCCTGATGAACTTTGCGCAATAGTAAAAGCTCTTGAGCCTACTTTCGGCGGCATTAACCTAGAAGATATCAAGGCTCCTGAATGTTTTTATATTGAAGAGAAGCTTAAAAAAGAAATGAATATTCCGGTTTTTCATGATGATCAGCACGGAACCGCGATTATTTCCGGTGCCGGACTTATCAATGCCGCAGAAATTGCCGGTAAAAAAATCTCCGATATGCGTCTTGTTGTTTCCGGCGCAGGTGCTGCGGCAGTAGCCTGTACTAACTTCTACATGACACTTGGAATTAAACGCGAAAACGTTGCTATGTTTGATTCAAGAGGGCACATCAACAAAAGCCGTTCAGGTTTGAATCCTCAGAAGCAGTATTTTGCTACTGACAAAGAGTACAAAGATTTAGCTGATGCCATGAAGGGTGCAGATTTATTCCTCGGTCTTTCCGCAAAAGGCATAGTCTCAAAAGATATGGTTAAATCCATGGCTGACTCGCCGATCATCTTTGCCTGTGCCAACCCTGACCCTGAAATCACTTATACCGATGCTAAGGAAGCAAGACCTGATGCAATCATGGGAACCGGACGTTCTGACTACCCTAATCAGGTAAACAATGTTCTCGGCTTCCCGTTTATCTTCAGAGGTGCGCTGGATGTGCGTGCAACCACCATTAATGAAGAAATGAAAATTGCAGCAGCCAATGCTCTTGCCGCTTTGGCAAAAGAACCGGCTCCGGATTATGTCTGCAAAGCTTACGGTGTGGATAAACTTGAGTTCGGCATTGATTATATCATCCCGAAACCGCTTGATCTTCGCTTGATCGAGTTTGAATCCGCTGCTGTAGCGCAGGCTGCAATGGACACAGGGGTTGCTCAGATCACACTTGATATCGAAGAATACAAGAAAGAACTGCGCGAACGTCTGGCTGCTTCCAGAATTCGCGTCACGGACTTTATCGAATCTTACCATTTGGGAATCTAA